The Struthio camelus isolate bStrCam1 chromosome 14, bStrCam1.hap1, whole genome shotgun sequence genome has a window encoding:
- the XPC gene encoding DNA repair protein complementing XP-C cells isoform X2 — protein MDKDNADDDDDESEDEWEDVEELQEPVMDKLEEDAVVPAAELPSKPVEIEIETPEQAKKRERREKRKAEFEVYLRRMMKRFNKEVREDTHKVHLLCLLANGFYRNRICSQPDLLAVGLSIIPTRFTKVPAGQVDLLYLSNLVKWFVATFTVNDELSIEKGEPLQSTLERRFAIYAARDEEELVHIFLIILRALQLLCRLVLSLQPVPLKETRAKGKGSSKRQSLSSTSEGQESSATTPSAVAKRGFCRKTRQDEKSSGSEKDKEPEKPNTAQTKRRCKSKLTTESQAQREPGNEDCSLGEKDMPVRPKNDRRRRVASKVCYKEESGSDEGSVSDFEASEEESSLSDEDFETVPKKQRRSLGSQKSKVTADKSLKTKTSKLRLSKNSHEAAPKPAKSTATALPNAQRKRNKIISSDEDDGEQEVRKVAATDQWLEVFLEREDKWVCVDCVHGNVGQPQLCFKYATKPLSYIVGVDNDGSIKDVTQRYDPVWMTATRKSRVDPVWWEDTLQPYKSPFMERDQKEEREFQVKLQDQPLPTAIGEYKNHPLYALKRHLLKYEAIYPESAAILGYCRGEAVYSRDCIHTLHSKDTWLKKARVVRIGEVPYKMVKGFSNQARKARLAEPANRDKEDLALFGLWQTEEFQPPVAVDGKVPRNEYGNVYLFLPSMLPIGCVQLRLPNLNRVARKLDIDCAQAISGFDFHGGYSHPVTDGYVVCEEYKEVLIAAWENEQAEIEKKEKEKREKRALGNWKLLTKGLLIRERLKQRYCIKTEASAHEAEEGAGFPSDEEGGPSSETAVGDVAVSWPQNRQVERQKEEKTTRKSKREKKGEAAQLFPFEKL, from the exons ATGGATAAAGACAATGCtgacgatgatgatgatgaaagtGAAGATGAATGGGAGGATGTGGAAG aactcCAGGAACCTGTCATGGATAAGTTAGAAGAAGATGCTGTTGTTCCGGCAGCAGAGCTGCCAAGCAAACCAGTTGAGATAGAGATTGAAACCCCAGAGCaggcaaagaaaagagagagaag agaaaaaagaaaagccgaGTTTGAGGTGTATCTTCGGAGAATGATGAAACGTTTCAACAAGGAGGTTCGTGAGGACACGCATAAG GTTCATCTCCTGTGTTTGTTAGCAAATGGTTTCTACAGGAACAGAATCTGCAGCCAGCCAGATCTTCTTGCCGTTGGTCTCTCCATCATCCCCACCCGCTTCACAAAAGTGCCTGCAGGCCAAGTGGACCTTCTCTACCTTTCCAACCTGGTGAAATG GTTTGTTGCAACCTTCACTGTCAACGATGAGCTTTCTATTGAAAAAGGAGAGCCCCTTCAGTCTACCTTGGAGAGGCGCTTTGCCATCTATGCTGCACGAGATGAGGAAGAGCTGGTTCAT atatttttaattattcttcgAGCGTTACAGCTGCTGTGCCGTCTTGTGCTGTCTCTTCAGCCTGTTCCTCTCAAGGAAACAAGAGCAAAG GGTAAAGGGTCATCCAAGAGGCAGTCTCTCAGCAGTACCTCTGAGGGGCAGGAGAGTTCTGCCACAACACCCAGTGCTGTGGCAAAAAGAGGCTTCTGCAGAAAAACCAGGCAGGATGAGAAATCCTCAGGAAGCGAAAAAGACAAGGAGCCAGAGAAACCAAACACTGCTCAGACGAAAAGGCGGTGCAAGTCAAAGCTGACTACAGAAAGCCAGGCACAGAGGGAACCTGGTAATGAGGACTGCAGTTTAGGAGAAAAAGATATGCCAGTCAGGCCCAAAAATGATCGCCGGAGGCGAGTGGCCTCCAAAGTGTGTTACAAAGAAGAGAGTGGAAGTGATGAGGGCAGCGTTTCTGACTTTGAGGcttcagaggaggagagcagtCTGTCTGATGAGGATTTTGAAACTGTACCTAAAAAGCAGAGGAGGTCATTGGGCTCCCAGAAGTCAAAGGTAACAGCTGATAAAAGCCTGAAAACGAAGACTTCAAAATTGAGGCTATCCAAAAATTCACATGAAGCTGCGCCTAAACCAGCAAAAAGTACAGCTACTGCCTTGCCTAatgcacagagaaagagaaacaaaatcattTCTAGTGATGAGGATGATGGAGAGCAGGAGGTGAGGAAAGTGGCGGCCACAGACCAGTGGCTGGAGGTTTTTCTTGAACGTGAGGACAAGTGGGTGTGTGTAGACTGCGTTCATGGCAATGTCGGCCAGCCCCAGCTGTGCTTCAAGTATGCCACAAAGCCTCTTTCCTACATTGTCGGGGTTGACAACGATGGGAGCATCAAGGATGTGACACAAAGATACGACCCAGTGTGGATGACTGCGACAAGGAAGAGCCGTGTGGACCCTGTGTGGTGGGAAGACACGCTGCAGCCATATAAAAGTCCCTTTATGGAAAGAGAccagaaggaggaaagagag TTTCAAGTTAAGCTGCAAGACCAGCCTCTGCCAACAGCAATTGGAGAGTACAAAAATCACCCCCTTTATGCACTCAAGAGGCACCTCTTGAAATATGAGGCCATCTATCCTGAGTCAGCTGCTATCTTGGGGTACTGCAGGGGAGAGGCTGTCTACTCCAG AGACTGTATACACACACTGCATTCCAAGGACACTTGGCTGAAGAAGGCTCGAGTGGTGAGGATTGGAGAAGTGCCCTACAAG ATGGTGAAGGGATTTTCCAATCAGGCAAGGAAGGCGCGCCTTGCAGAGCCTGCAAACCGGGACAAAGAGGACCTGGCACTGTTTGGTCTCTGGCAGACAGAGGAGTTCCAGCCACCTGTGGCAGTGGATGGAAAG GTTCCCCGGAATGAATACGGAAACGTCTATCTCTTCTTGCCATCCATGTTACCGATCGGTTGTGTGCAGCTGAGACTACCCAACCTCAACAGAGTGGCACGGAAGCTGGACATTGACTGCGCTCAAGCCATCAGTGGATTCGATTTTCATGGAGGCTACTCACACCCAGT TACTGATGGCTACGTTGTTTGTGAGGAATATAAAGAAGTGCTTATTGCTGCCTGGGAAAATGAAcaagcagaaatagaaaagaaggagaaggag AAGCGTGAGAAAAGGGCTCTGGGGAATTGGAAATTACTGACAAAGGGACTTCTCATCCGAGAGAGACTGAAGCAACGCTACTGCATCAAG ACTGAAGCATCGGCAcatgaggcagaggaaggagctggattTCCTTCTGACGAAGAAGGAGGTCCAAGTTCAGAGACTGCAGTAGGGGATGTGGCTGTTTCTTGGCCCCAGAATCGCCAAGTagagaggcagaaggaagagaagacaacCAGGAAGAGCAAgcgagaaaagaaaggagaagcagcacagTTGTTTCCCTTTGAGAAGCTGTGA
- the XPC gene encoding DNA repair protein complementing XP-C cells isoform X1: MARKRKASSRPAAADKRRRGGPRAARGEAEAGADDFEEKKPNTRRKNSKVPARKREEDCGTGVCSSTSKTSKQKGVKSVIKEENKKTTESKGSHSEEEMCSDSLKPPQGEKNLKRESPVKKEMDKDNADDDDDESEDEWEDVEELQEPVMDKLEEDAVVPAAELPSKPVEIEIETPEQAKKRERREKRKAEFEVYLRRMMKRFNKEVREDTHKVHLLCLLANGFYRNRICSQPDLLAVGLSIIPTRFTKVPAGQVDLLYLSNLVKWFVATFTVNDELSIEKGEPLQSTLERRFAIYAARDEEELVHIFLIILRALQLLCRLVLSLQPVPLKETRAKGKGSSKRQSLSSTSEGQESSATTPSAVAKRGFCRKTRQDEKSSGSEKDKEPEKPNTAQTKRRCKSKLTTESQAQREPGNEDCSLGEKDMPVRPKNDRRRRVASKVCYKEESGSDEGSVSDFEASEEESSLSDEDFETVPKKQRRSLGSQKSKVTADKSLKTKTSKLRLSKNSHEAAPKPAKSTATALPNAQRKRNKIISSDEDDGEQEVRKVAATDQWLEVFLEREDKWVCVDCVHGNVGQPQLCFKYATKPLSYIVGVDNDGSIKDVTQRYDPVWMTATRKSRVDPVWWEDTLQPYKSPFMERDQKEEREFQVKLQDQPLPTAIGEYKNHPLYALKRHLLKYEAIYPESAAILGYCRGEAVYSRDCIHTLHSKDTWLKKARVVRIGEVPYKMVKGFSNQARKARLAEPANRDKEDLALFGLWQTEEFQPPVAVDGKVPRNEYGNVYLFLPSMLPIGCVQLRLPNLNRVARKLDIDCAQAISGFDFHGGYSHPVTDGYVVCEEYKEVLIAAWENEQAEIEKKEKEKREKRALGNWKLLTKGLLIRERLKQRYCIKTEASAHEAEEGAGFPSDEEGGPSSETAVGDVAVSWPQNRQVERQKEEKTTRKSKREKKGEAAQLFPFEKL; the protein is encoded by the exons ATGGCCAGGAAACGCAAAGCTTCGTCCCGGCCGGCGGCTGCCGACAagaggcggcgcggggggccgagggcggcgcggggcgaggcggAGG CTGGTGCGgatgattttgaagagaaaaagccCAATACAAGAAGGAAAAACTCAAAAGTTCCAGCtagaaagagggaagaagacTGTGGTACTGGAGTTTGCAGCTCAACAAGtaagacttcaaaacaaaaaggggtaaaatcagtaataaaagaagaaaataagaaaaccaCTGAAAGTAAAGGGAGTCATAGTGAAGAGGAAATGTGCAG TGACTCACTGAAGCCACCTCAGGGGGAGAAAAATTTGAAGAGAGAATCTCCTGTTAAAAAAGAGATGGATAAAGACAATGCtgacgatgatgatgatgaaagtGAAGATGAATGGGAGGATGTGGAAG aactcCAGGAACCTGTCATGGATAAGTTAGAAGAAGATGCTGTTGTTCCGGCAGCAGAGCTGCCAAGCAAACCAGTTGAGATAGAGATTGAAACCCCAGAGCaggcaaagaaaagagagagaag agaaaaaagaaaagccgaGTTTGAGGTGTATCTTCGGAGAATGATGAAACGTTTCAACAAGGAGGTTCGTGAGGACACGCATAAG GTTCATCTCCTGTGTTTGTTAGCAAATGGTTTCTACAGGAACAGAATCTGCAGCCAGCCAGATCTTCTTGCCGTTGGTCTCTCCATCATCCCCACCCGCTTCACAAAAGTGCCTGCAGGCCAAGTGGACCTTCTCTACCTTTCCAACCTGGTGAAATG GTTTGTTGCAACCTTCACTGTCAACGATGAGCTTTCTATTGAAAAAGGAGAGCCCCTTCAGTCTACCTTGGAGAGGCGCTTTGCCATCTATGCTGCACGAGATGAGGAAGAGCTGGTTCAT atatttttaattattcttcgAGCGTTACAGCTGCTGTGCCGTCTTGTGCTGTCTCTTCAGCCTGTTCCTCTCAAGGAAACAAGAGCAAAG GGTAAAGGGTCATCCAAGAGGCAGTCTCTCAGCAGTACCTCTGAGGGGCAGGAGAGTTCTGCCACAACACCCAGTGCTGTGGCAAAAAGAGGCTTCTGCAGAAAAACCAGGCAGGATGAGAAATCCTCAGGAAGCGAAAAAGACAAGGAGCCAGAGAAACCAAACACTGCTCAGACGAAAAGGCGGTGCAAGTCAAAGCTGACTACAGAAAGCCAGGCACAGAGGGAACCTGGTAATGAGGACTGCAGTTTAGGAGAAAAAGATATGCCAGTCAGGCCCAAAAATGATCGCCGGAGGCGAGTGGCCTCCAAAGTGTGTTACAAAGAAGAGAGTGGAAGTGATGAGGGCAGCGTTTCTGACTTTGAGGcttcagaggaggagagcagtCTGTCTGATGAGGATTTTGAAACTGTACCTAAAAAGCAGAGGAGGTCATTGGGCTCCCAGAAGTCAAAGGTAACAGCTGATAAAAGCCTGAAAACGAAGACTTCAAAATTGAGGCTATCCAAAAATTCACATGAAGCTGCGCCTAAACCAGCAAAAAGTACAGCTACTGCCTTGCCTAatgcacagagaaagagaaacaaaatcattTCTAGTGATGAGGATGATGGAGAGCAGGAGGTGAGGAAAGTGGCGGCCACAGACCAGTGGCTGGAGGTTTTTCTTGAACGTGAGGACAAGTGGGTGTGTGTAGACTGCGTTCATGGCAATGTCGGCCAGCCCCAGCTGTGCTTCAAGTATGCCACAAAGCCTCTTTCCTACATTGTCGGGGTTGACAACGATGGGAGCATCAAGGATGTGACACAAAGATACGACCCAGTGTGGATGACTGCGACAAGGAAGAGCCGTGTGGACCCTGTGTGGTGGGAAGACACGCTGCAGCCATATAAAAGTCCCTTTATGGAAAGAGAccagaaggaggaaagagag TTTCAAGTTAAGCTGCAAGACCAGCCTCTGCCAACAGCAATTGGAGAGTACAAAAATCACCCCCTTTATGCACTCAAGAGGCACCTCTTGAAATATGAGGCCATCTATCCTGAGTCAGCTGCTATCTTGGGGTACTGCAGGGGAGAGGCTGTCTACTCCAG AGACTGTATACACACACTGCATTCCAAGGACACTTGGCTGAAGAAGGCTCGAGTGGTGAGGATTGGAGAAGTGCCCTACAAG ATGGTGAAGGGATTTTCCAATCAGGCAAGGAAGGCGCGCCTTGCAGAGCCTGCAAACCGGGACAAAGAGGACCTGGCACTGTTTGGTCTCTGGCAGACAGAGGAGTTCCAGCCACCTGTGGCAGTGGATGGAAAG GTTCCCCGGAATGAATACGGAAACGTCTATCTCTTCTTGCCATCCATGTTACCGATCGGTTGTGTGCAGCTGAGACTACCCAACCTCAACAGAGTGGCACGGAAGCTGGACATTGACTGCGCTCAAGCCATCAGTGGATTCGATTTTCATGGAGGCTACTCACACCCAGT TACTGATGGCTACGTTGTTTGTGAGGAATATAAAGAAGTGCTTATTGCTGCCTGGGAAAATGAAcaagcagaaatagaaaagaaggagaaggag AAGCGTGAGAAAAGGGCTCTGGGGAATTGGAAATTACTGACAAAGGGACTTCTCATCCGAGAGAGACTGAAGCAACGCTACTGCATCAAG ACTGAAGCATCGGCAcatgaggcagaggaaggagctggattTCCTTCTGACGAAGAAGGAGGTCCAAGTTCAGAGACTGCAGTAGGGGATGTGGCTGTTTCTTGGCCCCAGAATCGCCAAGTagagaggcagaaggaagagaagacaacCAGGAAGAGCAAgcgagaaaagaaaggagaagcagcacagTTGTTTCCCTTTGAGAAGCTGTGA
- the LSM3 gene encoding U6 snRNA-associated Sm-like protein LSm3, which produces MADEVDQQQTTNTVEEPLDLIRLSLDERIYVKMRNDRELRGRLHAYDQHLNMILGDVEETVTTIEIDEETYEEIYKSTKRNIPMLFVRGDGVVLVAPPLRVG; this is translated from the exons ATGGCGGATGAGGTGGACCAG CAACAAACAACAAATACTGTAGAGGAGCCACTTGATCTCATCAGACTCAGTCTAGATGAGCGAATCTATGTTAAAATGAGGAATGACAGGGAACTTAGAGGCAGACTACAT GCATATGATCAGCACCTAAATATGATTTTGGGTGATGTTGAAGAAACTGTAACAACAATAGAGATTGATGAAGAAACCTATGAAGAGATTTATAAA tCTACCAAAAGGAATATTCCGATGCTCTTTGTCAGAGGTGACGGCGTTGTGCTTGTAGCTCCCCCGTTGAGGGTTGGCTGA